The following are encoded in a window of Pagrus major chromosome 14, Pma_NU_1.0 genomic DNA:
- the LOC141008618 gene encoding uncharacterized protein has protein sequence MNRKEAESESVQSSDSILRSEQTEEDGAGEVKCEADLKMSVCVEEEDRAESPGSICPSMKSDWSKDEPLNFSTEPGPSDTKVQSSRQRAESPGSICPSMKSDRSKGEPPDFSTEPGPSDTKERKRSHVSVKKQPTCCVWCQDVLKDPVSTSCGHWFCRRCITSDWDQSASPGDSSCPQCGVDVGLQEVLDEHKISLRRRCERVTEGSDGTGSDGTGSDGTGSGTLLNRIYTELYITEGQSEEVNTQHEVRQLETVSKMEALHDDPIRCCDIFKASPDQQRRIRVVLTNGVAGVGKTFSVLKFTLDWAEGSENQDVSLLVLLSFRELNLIRDEQYSLLRLLHVFHPTLQKVTAEKLAACKLLFIFDGLDESRLSLDFKNHEVVSDVTQESSVSVLLTNLIEGKLLPSALVWITSRPAAANQIPPSRVDRVTEVRGFTDAQKEEYFRRRFSDEDLSSRVISHIKTSRSLHIMCLIPVFCWITATVLDHMLTTAQRGELPKTLTDMYSHFLLVQTKRKKQKYDEGRETSPQELTEADREVLLKLGRLAFEQLETGNIMFYQEDLERCGLNVTEASVYSGVCTEIFRRESVIFQETVYCFVHLSVQEFLAAVYMFHCHTSRNTKVLKDFLRDWRSKDSDSSLDEFLKRAMKKSLRSKNGHLDLFVRFLHGLSLKSNQRLLGGLLGVSLKSNPSHLRHLDLSDNKLQDSAVKRLCAGLESPNCRLETLRLSLCSLSEISCASLASALKSNPSHLRHLDLRLNNLKDSGVKLLCDFLESPNCRLETLILWRCSLSEISCASLASALKSNPSHLRELDLSDNDLKGSAVKHLCDFLQSPNCRLEALRLERCSLSEISCASLASALKSNPSHLRELHLSNNNLKDSAVKPLSDLRDSPHCRLETLSEAVRGER, from the exons ATGAACAGGAAGGAggctgaaagtgaaagtgttcagtcctcagactccattttgagatcagagcagacagaagaagacGGAGCAGGAGAAGTGAAGTGTGAAGCAG acctgaagatgagtgtttgtgtggaggaagaggaccgagcagagtctccaggatCCATCTGTCcctctatgaagagtgactggtccaaagaTGAACCTCTAAACTTCAGTactgaacctggaccatcagacacaaa agttcagtccagcagacagagagcagagtctccaggatCCATCTGTCcctctatgaagagtgaccggtccaaaggtGAACCTCCAGACTTCAGTactgaacctggaccatcagacacaaa agagaggaagaggagtcatGTCTCTGTGAAGAAGCAGCCCACCTGCTGTGTTTGGTGtcaggacgtcctgaaggatccggtctctaccagctgtggacactggttctgcagacGCTGCATCACCTCAGactgggaccagtctgcttcaccaggagactcctcctgtccccagtgtggag tggATGTTGGTCTTCAGGAGGttttagatgaacataagatcagtctgaggaggagatgtgaacgtgtgactgaaggaagtgatggaacaggaagtgatggaacaggaagtgatggaacaggaagtggaaccctcctcaacaggatctacactgagctctacatcacagagggacagagtgaagaggttaatacccaacatgaggtgaggcagctggagacagtTTCCAAGATGGAGGCCCTCCATGACGATCCAATCAGGtgctgcgacatctttaaagcctcacctgaccaacagagacgcatcagagtggttctgaccaacggcgtcgctggagttggaaaaaccttctcggtgctgaagttcactctggactgggccgagggctccgaaaaccaagatgtcagtctgctggttctgctgtcgttcagggagctgaacctgatcagagatgagcagtacagtcttctcaggctgctccatgttttccatccaacattacagaaggtgacagcagagaagctcgctgcctgtaaacttctgttcatctttgacggcctggatgaaagcagactttcactggacttcaagaaccatgaggtcgtgtctgatgtcacacaggagtcatcagtcagcgtcctgctgacaaacctcatcgaggggaagctgcttccctcggctctcgtctggataacttcccgacctgcagcagccaatcagatccctccttcacgtgttgacagggtaacagaagtacgaggcttcactgacgcccagaaggaggagtacttcaggaggaggttcagtgatgaagatctgtccagcagagtcatctcacacatcaagacctccaggagcctccacatcatgtgtctgatcccagtcttctgctggatcactgctacagttctggaccacatgttgactacagcccagagaggagagctgcccaagaccctgactgacatgtactcacacttcctgctggttcagacaaagaggaagaagcagaagtacgatgagggacgtgagacgagtccacaggagctgacggaggctgacagggaagttcttctgaagctggggaggctggcgtttgaacagctggagacaggaaacatcatgttctaccaagaagacctggagcggtgtggtcttaatgtcacagaggcctcggtgtactcaggagtttgtacagagatcttcagaagagagagtgtgatcttccaggaaacagtctactgctttgttcatctgagcgttcaggagtttctggctgcagtctacatgttccactgtcacaccaGCAGGAACACAAAGGTCCTGAAGGACTTCCTGAGAGATTGGAGGTCTAAAGACAGTGACTCATCCCTGGATGAGTTCCTGAAGAGAGCCATGAAGAAATCCCTGAGGagtaaaaatggccacctggacctgtttgttcgcttccttcatggcctctctctgaagtccaaccagagactcttaggaggtctgctgg gtgtgt ctctgaagtccaacccctcccacctgagacatctggacctgagtgacaacaagctgcaggattcagcaGTGAAGCGTCTgtgtgctggactggagagtccaaactgtcgactggagactctgag attgagtctctgcagtttgtcagagatcagctgtgcttctctggcctcagctctgaagtccaacccctcccacctgagacatctggacctgagactcaacaacctgaaggattcaggagtgaagcttctgtgtgattttctggagagtccaaactgtcgactggagactctgat attgtggcgctgcagtttgtcagagatcagctgtgcttctctggcctcagctctgaagtccaacccctcccacctgagagaactggacctgagtgacaacGACCTGAAGGGTTCAGCAGTGAAACatctgtgtgattttctgcagagtccaaactgtcgactggaggctctgag GTTGGAGagatgcagtttgtcagagatcagctgtgcttctctggcctcagctctgaagtccaacccctcccacctGAGAGAGCTGcacctgagtaacaacaacctgaaggatTCAGCCGTGAAGCCGCTGTCTGATCTGAGGGACAGTCCacactgtcgactggagactctgag tgaagctgtgagaggagaacggtga
- the LOC141008616 gene encoding protein NLRC3-like: MNRKEAESESVQSSDSILRSEQTEEDGAGEVKCEADLKMSVCVEEEDRAESPGSICPSLKSDRSKEEPPDFSTEPGPSDTKVQSNRQRAESPGSICPSMKSDWSKEEPPDFSTEPGPSDTKERKRSHVSVKKQPTCCVWCQDVLKDPVSTSCGHWFCRRCITSDWDQSASPGDSSCPQCGVDVGLQEVLDEHKISLRRRCERVTEGSDGTGSDGTGSDGTGSDGTGSGTLLNRIYTELYITEGQSEEVNTQHEVRQLETVSKMEALHDDPIRCCDIFKASPDQQRRIRVVLTNGVAGVGKTFSVLKFTLDWAEGSENQDVSLVVLLSFRELNLIRDEQYSLLRLLHVFHPTLQKVTAEKLAVCKLLFIFDGLDESRLSLDFKNHEVVSDVTQESSVSVLLTNLIEGKLLPSALVWITSRPAAANQIPPSRVDRVTEVRGFTDAQKDEYFRRRFSDEDLSSRVISHIKTSRSLHIMCLIPVFCWITATVLEHMLTTGQRGELPKTLTDMYSHFLLVQTKRKKQKYHEGRETSPQELTEADREVLLKLGRLAFQHLETGNIMFYQEDLERCGLNVTEASVYSGVCTEIFRRESVIFQKTVYCFVHLSVQEFLAAVYMSHCHTNSNTEVVKDFTGKYYKHKDSEPKSLLEKISKFFVGSVEDRENSGPSLDVFLRSAMEKSLNSKNGHLDLFVRFLHGLSLTSNQRLLAGLLGQTDNSPETIQRAINNLKEMNSDEISPDRSINIFHCLTEMNDHSVHQEIQQFLKSENRSQKKLSVFDCSALAYMLQMSEEVLDELDLKKYNTSEQGRLRLIPAVRNCRKAVLKNCGLSETHCEVVASALKSNPSHLRHLDLSNNNLKDSGVKRLCAGLESPNCRLETLRLWFCSLSEISCASLASALKSNPSHLRELDLSHNNLQDSAMKPLSDLRDSPHCRLETLSWEW; this comes from the exons ATGAACAGGAAGGAggctgaaagtgaaagtgttcagtcctcagactccattttgagatcagagcagacagaagaagacGGAGCAGGAGAAGTGAAGTGTGAAGCAG acctgaagatgagtgtttgtgtggaggaagaggaccgagcagagtctccaggatccatctgtccctctctgaagagtgaccggtccaaagaaGAACCTCCAGACTTCAGTactgaacctggaccatcagacacaaa agttcagtccaacagacagagagcagagtctccaggatCCATCTGTCcctctatgaagagtgactggtccaaagaAGAACCTCCAGACTTCAGTactgaacctggaccatcagacacaaa AGAGCGGAAGAGGAGTCATGTCTCTGTGAAGAAGCAGCCCACCTGCTGTGTTTGGTGtcaggacgtcctgaaggatccggtctctaccagctgtggacactggttctgcagacGCTGCATCACCTCAGactgggaccagtctgcttcaccaggagactcctcctgtccccagtgtggag tggATGTTGGTCTTCAGGAGGttttagatgaacataagatcagtctgaggaggagatgtgaacgtgtgactgaaggaagtgatggaacaggaagtgatggaacaggaagtgatggaacaggaagtgatggaacaggaagtggaaccctcctcaacaggatctacactgagctctacatcacagagggacagagtgaagaggttaatacccaacatgaggtgaggcagctggagacagtTTCCAAGATGGAGGCCCTCCATGACGATCCAATCAGGtgctgcgacatctttaaagcctcacctgaccaacagagacgcatcagagtggttctgaccaacggcgtcgctggagttggaaaaaccttctcggtgctgaagttcactctggactgggccgagggctccgaaaaccaagatgtcagtctggTGGTTCTGctgtcgttcagggagctgaacctgatcagagatgagcagtacagtcttctcaggctgctccatgttttccatccaacattacagaaggtgacagcagagaagctcgctgtctgtaaacttctgttcatctttgacggcctggatgaaagcagactttcactggacttcaagaaccatgaggtcgtgtctgatgtcacacaggagtcatcagtcagcgtcctgctgacaaacctcatcgaggggaagctgcttccctcggctctcgtctggataacttccagacctgcagcagccaatcagatccctccttcacgtgttgacagggtaacagaagtacgaggcttcactgacgcccagaaggacgagtacttcaggaggaggttcagtgatgaagatctgtccagcagagtcatctcacacatcaagacctccaggagcctccacatcatgtgtctgatcccagtcttctgctggatcactgctacagttctggagcacatgttgactacaggccagagaggagagctgcccaagaccctgactgacatgtactcacacttcctgctggttcagacaaagaggaagaagcagaagtaccatgagggacgtgagacgagtccacaggagctgacggaggctgacagggaagttcttctgaagctggggaggctggcgtttcaacatctggagacaggaaacatcatgttctaccaagaagacctggagcggtgtggtcttaatgtcacagaggcctcggtgtactcaggagtttgtacagagatcttcagaagagagagtgtgatcttccagaaaacagtctactgctttgttcatctgagcgttcaggagtttctggctgcagtctacatgtccCACTGTCACACCAACAGCAACACAGAGGTGGTGAAGGACTTCACAGGAAAATACTACAAACACAAGGACTCAGAACCAAAGTCTCTTCTTGAGAAGATTTCTAAGTTTTTTGTTGGAAGCGTTGAAGACCGTGAGAACAGTGGCCCATCCCTGGACGTCTTCCTGAGGAGCGCCATGGAGAAATCCCTCAACagtaaaaatggccacctggacctgtttgttcgcttccttcatggcctctctctgacgtccaaccagagactcttagcaggtctgctgggtcagacagacaacagtccagaaaccatccagagagccatcaacaacctgaaggagatgaacagtgatgagatctctcctgacagaagcatcaacatcttccactgtctgacggagatgaacgaccactcagtccatcaggagatccaacagttcctgaagtcagagaacagatcacagaagaaactctctgtgtttgactgctcagctctggcctacatgctgcagatgtcagaggaggttctggatgagttggacctGAAGAAGTACAACACATCAGAACAGGGACGactgagactgattccagctgtgaggaactgtagAAAGGCTGT ACTGAAGAACTGTGGActctcagagactcactgtgaagtcgtcgcctcagctctgaagtccaacccctcccacctgagacatctggacctgagtaacaacaacctgaaggattcaggagtgaagcgTCTgtgtgctggactggagagtccaaactgtcgactggagactctgag attgtggttctgcagtttgtcagagatcagctgtgcttctctggcctcagctctgaagtccaacccctcccacctgagagaactggacctgagtcacaacaacctgcaggattcagccATGAAGCCGCTGTCTGATCTGAGGGACAGTCCacactgtcgactggagactctgag ctggGAGTGGtga
- the LOC141008636 gene encoding RNA-splicing ligase RtcB homolog produces MHVIYDVSHNIAKVEEHVVDGKQRTLLVHRKGSTRAFPPHHPLIPVDYQLTGQPVLIGGTMGTCSYVLTGTDQGMTETFGTTCHGAVRVSSFLTF; encoded by the exons ATGCACGTCATCTACGACGTTTCTCACAACATCGCCAAAGTAGAGGAGCACGTGGTGGACGGGAAGCAGAGGACGCTGCTGGTTCACCGCAAAGGATCCACCCGAGCTTTCCCCCCGCACCACCCCCTCATCCCTGTAGACTACCAG CTCACAGGTCAGCCGGTGTTGATCGGAGGGACCATGGGAACCTGCAGTTACGTCCTCACAGGGACCGATCAAGGCATGACGGAGACGTTCGGCACCACCTGTCACGGAGCGGTACGAGTCTCTAGTTTtcttacgttttaa
- the crebl2 gene encoding cAMP-responsive element-binding protein-like 2 isoform X1, translating to MDDNKMVAGKVKKPGKRGRKPAKIDLKAKLERSRQSARECRARKKLRYQYLEELVSSKERAICALREELEMTVCCQSMSLYFDFISLLKRGTSVGSHTVCRPRYRPPITSLIGSLSHVIVFLM from the exons ATGGATGATAACAAG ATGGTGGCTGGTAAAGTGAAGAAACCTGGCAAACGAGGACGCAAACCTGCAAAAATTGACCTGAAGGCCAAACTGGAGCGAAGCCGTCAGAGCGCGAGGGAGTGCCGAGCGAGGAAGAAGCTGAGGTACCAGTACCTGGAGGAACTGGTGTCCAGTAAGGAGAGAGCCATCTGTGCCCTGCGGGAGGAGCTGGAGATG acCGTCTGCTGTCAGTCGATGTCACTTTATTTCGACTTCATTTCACTTTTGAAACGTGGCACCAGTGTCGGTTCTCACACGGTGTGCCGGCCGCGTTACCGCCCACCAATCACAAGTCTGATTGGTTCCCTGAGTCATGTCATCGTGTTCCTGATGTGA
- the crebl2 gene encoding cAMP-responsive element-binding protein-like 2 isoform X2, producing the protein MDDNKMVAGKVKKPGKRGRKPAKIDLKAKLERSRQSARECRARKKLRYQYLEELVSSKERAICALREELEMYKQWCSAMDQGKIPSEIKALLTGDDQKLPQGGSSTKTSKNSKNNISSNGQG; encoded by the exons ATGGATGATAACAAG ATGGTGGCTGGTAAAGTGAAGAAACCTGGCAAACGAGGACGCAAACCTGCAAAAATTGACCTGAAGGCCAAACTGGAGCGAAGCCGTCAGAGCGCGAGGGAGTGCCGAGCGAGGAAGAAGCTGAGGTACCAGTACCTGGAGGAACTGGTGTCCAGTAAGGAGAGAGCCATCTGTGCCCTGCGGGAGGAGCTGGAGATG TACAAGCAGTGGTGTTCAGCCATGGATCAGGGGAAGATCCCCTCTGAGATTAAAGCTCTGCTCACCGGAGACGACCAGAAGCTGCCTCAAGGTGGCAGCAGCACCAAGACGTCCAAGAACAGCAAGaacaacatcagcagcaacGGTCAGGGCTGA